The genomic stretch ctgggattaaaggcatgtactaccaccgCTCAGCTTTGtttggttaatttttttcatttttgtttctaagtgtttttcctgtatgcatgtctgtgtactgtgtgcacaCCTGCTACCCAAATTGTCCAGAAGGcgttggctcccctggaactggagttagagatagtgTTAAcaatcatgtgggtgctgggaaatgaacccagccaggtcctctggaagtggagccatctctccagcctacatgttttataaaatatatttttattgtttcttttatttttatttatttatttttttaatttttttggtttttcgagacagggtttccctgtagtttctagagcctgtcctggaactagctcttgtagaccaggctggcctcgaactcagagatccgcctgcctctgcctcccgagtgctgggattaaaggcgtgcgccaccaccgcccggcttattgtttcttttaattgtgtgtgtttatttatgtgtttatttgtaggGGGATATGTACACATGAGTATAGGCACCCTTGAAGGCTGGAGGTGTTTAatccccctggagctagagttacaggtggtgtaAACTACTCATTGTGGTtttggggacccaaactcaggttctctgcaacaTCAGGATTcacttgtaactgctgagccatctctccagtcccccataCATGGATTTTATTGGTGCTAGTTTCAAACCCAGGGCTTGTATATGTTAGTCAAACATTTCGGCAACTAAAATACATCCCTGACCTAACTTTCCTCTGTATCAGGTGTCAAGAAGTGTCATAGAACCCAACTTAATCCATTATACTACCTGAAGCCTTGCTTTTCTCTAGGGGTTTCTCTTTTTGGCCTGTCGGCGCTGCTGCTTCCTGGGAGCTTTGAGTCCTATTTGATGTTTGTGAAGTCCCTGTCTTTGGGTCCAGCACTCATCCACACAGCAAAGTTTGTGCTTGTCTTCCCTCTCATGTACCACACGTGGAATGGGATCCGACACTTGGTAAGTTAATTGTGGATTTGTATGTTTCCTGGGTAAAGGGAATGGGAAGGCTAAGAGGGTCCTCTCCCTTATTTCTAGGTTTAGTGTTttaccttttcccttcctcccacccacttTTCTGATGCTGGGTcagtgaacccagggccttgtacgtGCTGTACCTTTAACCTTAGAGCTgtcctttgtttgcttgttgagaCAGGTgctctcactgtgtaactctggctggcctggaatatGCTGTATAGACCAGAatagccttgaatttgtgattatcctcctgactctgcatcccaagtgctgggagtataaGCATGAGCACCACACATGGCCCAGCCTTGTCAGTCTATCTGCTTTCatcttattatttatacaatggtccaggggtttgaactcaggttgtcaggcttgacagcaagtgtcttttcctgagccatctctctagccctctagTACCGTTCTTAAGGTTAGTTGTGCTGGGTCTTTACTCAAGGTCgtgtccccccacccaccccgcaCTCCTTCTAAGTGTGGGTTAGGCCAGTACTGAAAGAAATCATTGTGAAGTTTCCCACTTTTAAGaggcatataatttttaaaagaccccTGAAAGCAGATCTGACAAAGAAGACCTATCTATTAGATACAAATAGTAATTGTCAGCACTATTCTTGACACTGGGAATTTAATTATGAGCTAGATATAAGCAGTTACTGCTTTCAGTGTAGCATTCCTTTTCACCCAGAGTGGCAAGTCTGGGCAGACTCAGGTATATTCTCTTTAGATTGTATTGAGTAGCTGGAAGGAATGAGAGCAAACACAAACCAGGTGTCAAGGATTCTAGGGTGATTTTTGTGCTTCTTGTTGTCATGGTTTCTTAGtgtgctgctgggaattgaacacaggatcttgtgcatgctagactCTACCACATAGCTACAACTTCCatccttttaaaaaactttttactagtttaaattttatttttactttatttgcagcatgtatgtctgtgtaccaaccATGTGTATGCTTGGTGCTCAttgaaaccagaagagggtgtggctTTGAGTCACCTTGTGGTttctttggaggagcaggcagtgctcataacactgaactgtctccccagacactcattttttaaaaaggtctcaTGTAGTTAAATTGACCTCAAACTTATTtagccaagaatggccttgaaatTCTTATTTACCCACCTCCAGCTCCAAATTGCCAACTGCTGGGATGATGAGTGAGTGCTATCATGTctggtttatatatttttggctttttgagacagggtctcatcaaaCCTAGGTTAGCTGCAAATTTGCTGtgtaccaggctggctttgaacatacCCAAATTCCTGTTCTATTTTCAGACAGAACTTTACTGAattgcccaggctgccctggtcCTCACCCTGTAACCAAGTGGACCTCGAATTTGTTATCTTCCTGCCTGGCAAGTTTGAGCATTTTAAGAGTTTGTATTTTGTGATCCTTACTCTTGTATTCTTCTCCAAGAAgagttaaaatgtatttttccagTCTTCCATTATTTTTGAACCCAAACAAAATATCAGTTGGATGCTTTTGCCTTAGTTTGACCTTTTATAACCTCGACATCAGGGCAGTCTCAGAGACAAGCATTTTGTGGATTTCAGTCTGGTCCAATAGACagttcaatgaaaaaaaaagtgagagactAAATGATGTATTGAATTAAGCGTATTTATCAAGTATTCCCTGATTTGAAGTGACTTCTATTCCTGAGAGAGACCGTGGAGAGAAAAGGCAGTTTCACTAATGGCTTTGACTCCACAGAACAAAGCTCCATAAGGAAAATCAACTGAAGGCTTCACATCTTGACCCAGATGGGGGCTTATTTCTGGCTGTTTTTGTCTTAATATGGAGCTGGACTTAGGGGTCACCtggcaatcccagaactcaggcttTTTGCCTTGGTTCCTACCCATCATGGGAATCTCTTTGTTGAGATAAGTGAGGCACCTAAAGGCTTTAAGCCCTAAAtctgcttttatgtttttcttctaacaAGCGCTAGCTCCGGGTACAGGTCAGGTTTTAACTGCTTGCCATGAAATTGTGTCTGACTGGAAGGTCTTCCAGGACGGGGAAATGGTATGGTTATAAAGGAGGAGCTGAGGGCCTTTGACCTTCTGGAGGCTTCTCCTACCACCACTACCCAGGACTCGGTGTCTTGTAAAGCACTGTACTCCATGAGCAAACCGGCTCCTTGTAGAGCCTGCTCAACGCTTCACGTCATCTACCTAGAAGCTAGCCAGGCATCGGGATGAGGGTGTCCTCTCCGCAGTTTTATGGTCAGACTGTAGAGGTTCATGTGTTAGTATGTGGTGAGGCTGCTTCGTGTGCTCAGAGTGAAACCTGAACATTACTTTTTGCCCTAGAGCGGTGGTTCCCAACCTCCCTAACGCTGCGACTCcttaagacagttcctcatgctgtgaccacAACCATAGAGttatcttgttgctacttcataactgtaattttgctactgttatgaattataatgttatattatatatatatgtaattataatatctgataagcaggataCTTGATATtcgacccctgtgaaaaggtcatttgacccccagaaGGGTCTCTACCGCAGGTTCCAAACCACTGCCCTTGAGTGTTCATATCCTAGAGAGAGACAGTTGAGAGTctggtttcatttgttttggtttcggTGCTGGAAACTGGTAACTCAAGCTAGTGCATAAAAGGCGAGTGCCTTACCACTAAGCTACAGCCCCTCCATTCTTAGGCTTACAAAATGTGAACTTTGACCCAGTGGGAGACAACCACTTAGTGGATTGATACCAACAAAAAAAGATGGAagactgaaaagaagaaagaatttaaatgttcatattatatatacatttctaataTGGCCCCACTTAAGTTTGAGAGCCAGGTGTTGCTGTAagtgcctgtggtcccagctctTTAGGAGCCTGAGGTTGGAGGATCTCTTGAGCCAAGGAATTTAAGTGTATCTTAGGTCAATAGAGAAGACCTGGATGGGAGagcatggaaaaaaaagaaagaaattgaaagttAAGATTCTCCTGAggggtgtggcacatgcctttaatcccatactCAGACAGGCAGATTCCTATAAGCTTGAAGCCAGTTGGTTTATGTAGAGAGTTCCAAGTCAACCAGGAATGTATAGGAGATCATGtccaaaattattaaaataataataataataaataataatataataaagagagagacagacagacagacaggctgggCAATGGTGTCACGTGCCTTAAATCCTAGCAGGTacaggcagccagatctctgtgagttcaaagccagcctggtatacagcgTGAATTCCACATAATACCCTACACTGTACAGAAATATGTTTGGGCCAGACATGGTgaatacctataattccagcacttaggaaattTAAGCAGAAggatcttgaatttttttatattgattttattgagctctacatttacttccctccctgcctctcctctcccccccatcagccctctcccaaggtcccatgctcccagtgtactcaggagatctggttGGATCTTGAATTTTACGCTCGCTGGGCTACAGGACTTCTAGGCTAGTCTGGATTATACAAGATTTTTAtctcagaaaaccagaaaacaaagctGTGTTTTGCTCGTTCAGGGAACAGTGATCTAGATGTCTTGTCACACTGGGTGGGTTTGTATCTGCACAGTCTGGAAGCTTTTGTCTACAGGGCCTCTGGCCTTCTGGAGAACACTCGCCTTATCAGCCCCACATGAGAGGTTTATATCAGTCTTGGCGAGGGGGGGTGCTGTGTCGTGACTTTGAGGAGAGTGACGCTGGGGCACAGGATGTAGTACTCTTCTCTGGAGTCCCTCTGGGGCACAGGATGTAGTACTCTTCTCTGGAGTCCCTCAGGAGGGAGCTGTCCACTCAGCAGGTAGAAAATTTCTGAGGAAGGAATTGTAAAAGTGACTGGGGttttaattactaaaaataaaaaataaaacttttccctctttcttttttttctgcagatGTGGGACTTAGGAAAAGGCCTGGCGATCCCCCAAGTGGAACAGTCTGGAGTAGCTGTCTTGGTTCTTAGTGTGCTGTCCTCTGTAGGACTGGCTGCCATGTGAAGAGCTGAAATTTCCAGCATTGTCCTAATCATTATCACACCAGTTTATATTCCTGTTTATTATCACTCTTATCTCTAGCCACCAAAGTTCCCCTGATTTGTTAGACGCCACGTGCTTCAGATCCCGTGGAACTCAGCAGAGCTTGAAGAACTGTAGTAGTAGGAAAGGTCGTCTTCCCTGGGCCCAGGAGCCCTTCATCCCTCTCCACAGTTGACTCTGATTTGTGCTGAGGGTCTGCTTTCAGCTCCTTCTTGCTGAGACAGTAGAAACAATGCCAGTTCTGTGGTTGCCTTGGGTGCCACTGTCTGTGGGCTGCTGGCTTAAAGAACAATTCTGTTCATTGGTCAGCTTGGGGCCtttagcacccacacagtggtactgagagaagagagggagaggtggaggtggagggaaTTGCTCTGTCCAGCCAGAAGGAGATAAAGAGCGAGTTGGATCTTGGAAGCTCATGCTTGGAAAAAAGATGCACAGCTGAGGACGATCCAAAAAATTgtattttccattctttctgtttttcacttcTAGTGAAACATACCTTTAATGTCATGTTTTCTGATCTAAATTCTTGTCCCATCTTTGGAAACAATTAAAGTACTACTCATTTCATGTTGACTCTTTGAAATCTAGTGAGGGTCAGTAGAAAGGATCTATCTCATTTCTGCCCCTTCCTTTGGGTCTTGGACATTTACACCCTCCAGCGTGACCTTTCCCAGGAGGGAAATAGTTTATCCTAcaactgaccactgggaaaaataTGAGGTCATTACATACAAGTAGTGAAGAGACTTGGGTACTACAGGGAAGCCTTAggaaagagcaaggaggggtaaGCATGTTGAGAGCTTGCTTTCTGGGGGAGGGTTGGATGATTTGAGTCgggtttcttggtgtagctctgactgtcctggaatttgctctgtagaccttgctggccttgagctcacagagatcgcctacctctgcctcctgagtgctgagattaaaggcgtgcaccaccactgcctggttctgtTGAGAGCTTTTAAGGTCTTACAGGGTCATATCCCATTCTGTGGATAGCTAGTTATATACTTCCTGGTACAGTTCAGCACATATTTCATTTAAGAACACCTAGCGCCAGTGGAGGTGATAGCTAAGGGTTAATGACCTACAGAGACAGATTTGGGCAGCGAGGGGTGGGGAAACTAGTGGAGAATTTTTAAAGCCAAGCAGGGTGTGAGGTGTCAgaatcctagaaaaaaaaaatatgggagaGCTTGCTGTTTTATCCCTGTTGGGACCCTGAATCCTTAGCAGGAGTGCTTTTTCCGTGGCGCTAGGGGAGGCCAGTTCCTTGTACATGccagcaagcactgtaccactgaaCCAGTCACTAGCTAGGAGCGCTAGTTTAATAGTTTTTCCAGCTCCAGACTAAGAGATTCATCTTGGGACTGGGTACTTGGTTCCATGGTAGTATGCAAAAGTCTATGGCTCTCCGGCATCAAGAAAAATACTATTCCAGGAGATCAGTCAAAGCAGTGGATTGAAGACACGGGCATTGAACAGGAAGACGCGAATTCAGCGATggcggtggggtggggtggggttggggctTCTTTAGTAATCTCATGAAatcttttgaaatagggtctcccCATGTATCCCTGAGTGTCCTAGAACTCTAACCCAGGCTACCCTCCAGTTGGTGTAGTCTTACTTCTTtacttctgcccccccccccagtgtgcATTAGCATCACCCTCAGCTCTTGGCCACCTGTATTCCCCTTTCCAAGTAGTCTTTGGCCTTAAGTGAtgatcacttccccttttctctagACAGGCCCTGGGAAGTCTTATGtagctagggattgaacctagggtccCATTCATGTTTGGCAAGCATAGCCATAGCCCTAGTCccattgtcttttgtttgtttttgagacagaccgTACCAAGTTACCTaagcccaggcagaccttgaacctGCTTCAGCACCccaagtagctggaattacagggtatgccaccacatctgactatCCTGGGAGATTGTATAGAGTTCCTCCAGCTTGAAACAGCTGTCTTCTAATGTCCTTTGAGTAGGGTCAGTGTTCATGAGAAAATACCTTTGGCTTTAGACTTGGCAAGGGCATTAAATTTAACAGCCAGTGCCAGAAAGGTGCCTGGCAGGGCAACAGTAAACAGATTGGAGGCTGGAATACATGTGGACTTCATGACTCTTGACGACCTCTCAACCATCCAGGGACTGAAGGAGCAGTGGAACACCccagctttttcctttttctacttaTGAGCTGGTGGTCTGtctgagatagctcagtgggtataTGCTccagccaccaagcctgacgacctgagttagatccccagagtccacatggcagaaggcaagaaccaactcccacaatcCAACCTCCACGAGCTTGAGGTACACCTACATGATATATTCATTAAGTAAGTGGGTAAACAATCCTAGAAAGGGTCACACACCCTACCTGTGATTTTGAAGATGCTCCTTACAAAGTCTGGTGCTCTGAGGGTTTGCCCTCTGTGTGGTGCAAACCAGTTTCCTCTTGGTCTTCGTTGAAGTGCAAATGACATTCTTTATTAAAACCTGcttgcctgcctttaatcccagcacttgggaggcagaggcaggcggatctgtgagtctgaggctaacctgctctacagagtgagttccaggccagcctggtctacacaaagaaaccctgtctcgaaaaaccaaagtaaaaacaCCTTGGTGTTCTTTTGCCTACTCTTTCCCAGCCTTCTCTCAAAGTATGGGTTACAAAAGACAGGACGTAGAACGAGGAAAAAACCCAGGTCAGTAAAAGACTTAACAATGTTTATTTGCCCAAATTTGCCTTTCCTCCTGGCCCACCATTTCTCTGCTCCATGTTTCTGAATACAGGGTCTTCCGTATTCCAGTCAGTCCCTAAAATGTCTCCTGAGACTCCTCCCCTGCAGAGTTACAGCTTTGCATGTCTGGATCTCAGCTAGACTAGGACCTACTTGCTTGAGAGTCTAACACGGGCTTGCAGGTGGGGACTTGGGAGAGTTAACTGGAGTTTGGGGCCCTGGTGTGTGGCCTGCAGAGGGGTGTGAGCTTTGAGTTTCATCTGAGTTGTCACCATCGACATCTGGGGAACTGGGAATTATGGTCGGGTTTGCTGCTTGCTGTACAGTCTTTGTGAcagatttcttctgtttcttctcactGTCAGGGCCATGGGGCTGTGGGGTTAGAGTGGGAAAGATGATCATATTTCTGGTTAGGCCAAGGTAATCCCCATTCAGCCTCAGAATTCAACTCCCTTTCTTCCTACACCATGGGCAGGTCAAGAATAGTTATATTTAACCTCCCCTTGAGACTATTTTATACTGGGGTTAAGGGTGGGCAACAAGatagctttgttttgttccttaagACCTTAgtgattagccgggcggtggtggcgcacgcctttaatcccagcactcaggaggcagaggcaggcggatctctgtgagttcgagaccagcctggtctacaagagctagttccaggacaggctccaaagccacagagaaaccctgtctcgaaaaaccaaaaaaaaaaaaaaaaagaccttagtGATTAGAGACTAGACAACACAAGACAGAACTGGTTAGAGGTGCCTCCCCTTGCTGGATTGGAATAACAGCTTAGAGGTTGAGAAGAAGTGGAGACAGTAGGGGTTTGGGTTAGGTGGGAAGGCTAGATACCTTGCCTAAGATTTCAGGACGCAGTCCATTAGAGGCGTTGAGTAGATCAGGATTCTTCTGTATCCATTTGGTGAGGGACGCAGCAGCAGCAGTTGTGCGGGAGGTCAAGGTCACCCGGGCAGGTGGCACCTTCAGGGGCATTTGCCAGGTGCCCATGAAGGAACCCCAAGGACTTGCCTAAAAGGAAAGGGGAGTGTGCAACAGGTCCTCATGGCTGCTGTGTCTGCTTTGGGCAGGGCTTGCTGGCCTGACGTTTTTTCTGTCCCTTTGGCATCTTAATAATGAAACATCTGAAGGGATCGTCTCCCCACTCTTCCTCTCTTCAGTCAGCTATGATGCTGGTTTTCTGCTCCTTTCCTTACAACACAAATTTTGCATTCTTTGGCTAAGCGTGATAAAGGAGTCCTGTGCGTAAATATTGCCACTTGAGAACACTGTTTATGTTCATCATTTTCAGGACTTCGTGTGCTCAGCACAGCTCCATCCTGTGGATAAACTGCTTAGCAGGTCGGGGCCCTCACGGATCGGGCTCTGAATTTCCATACGGTGGTTGTAGCTCCCTTTTTATGCATCAGCcctttctgttttgaaacagcatctatatagtcctggctggcctggaatacaCTATgtcgaccaggctgacctcaaactcaaagagatcctcctgcctctgcttcctgagtgctgggattaaaggtgtgcgccacctcacctggctaactcttaccttTTTGATATGAATGGGCCTGGGGAATCTCACCTTGGAACGGGGCACCGAAGGCAAGAGATGACCTCGATCGTTGGCAATAATCTGAGTGTAACCTTCGTGGGTAGAGGCTCTCTGTGGTGGAGGTGGAAAGAGAAGTACTTGAAgcgaaagagggaggagaaaaccaaGTGTCTGCGGGGCTTGCAGTAGAGGcgtgggagaggagaagggagttAGGTGGGCGACAGGGAGAACAGGAGGCCAGTCGCCATCAACTGGCCTTGGAGGGCACTGAGCTCGGAGTACCTCTTTTGTTGGCTTGGCAGCAGACCAGTTCTGCAGGTACTTGGGCAAGAAAGCTTTTTCATActgtggagagaaagaggagactcAAAGGCTTCACGCTCATGAAATCGTGATACAGTTCTCGGTAACAAAGCCAAAGGCTTCAACAGCTCTGTGGACTCTAATTCACTCTGTCACAAGGGGGAATATAGAGAGGGGGGAAACTAAGTGATGGgttaaaaagaagacagaagtggGCACTGCATCTGGGAAGAAAAGGACCCAGCTGGAGGGGGAGACGAGGGAGGGACTGAGAACAGTATACTTCATACACAGTGTGAAGATGCCCCGCCTGTACCCCAGTAGTTTGTATGCTAGCCCGAAAACAcgacaggaagaagaaagcacatACAAAGAGAGAAGACTTTCAAGACAGAAgaaattgtttctgttttgccGCGCTGTGACTTGAACCCAGGATCTGGTGCCTACTAAACAAGTCCAAGATTACACTCTGTGCTCAAGATGTGTGCTGCCCAGCACATAGCAACCAGCCACATGTTAAACATGCGGAAAGCAACAAGTAAACTGGGTACTTTAAGCTAAGTATGAAACACTGGACAGAGCCCAGGGTTTGATCCTCCATACTAGTTGGGAAAAAATGGATTTTAACGAGCTAGTataagagatgtgtgtgtgtgtgtgtggaggggggggtagaatttttaaaatatttttttaaaaataccaatattaaaatattttgggttTATTTGGTTCCACTTGAGCAttactaaatttaatttttaattttcacatagCTGCTAAAGcctttaaaattatgtttgtgaTTCACTCTGTCAGGCAATGCTGGACTAGACCAAGGGTAAGTAACCAAATCTTtattgcttcctgcttttgaaTGACCATAGAGCAGTGGATGTCATacctattatctgtctgtctgtcctttcgtcggtccatccatccatccatccatcatttaaGGCCCCTAGGGGTCcagctttctgcctctgtcttcttggCAAAAAATGGTTTTTAcagcctggaggtggtggctcttgcctttaatcccagcatttgggaggcagaggcagacagatctctgtgagttcaaaaccagcctggtctacaaagtgacagggcaggcagggctgttacacagagaaaccctgtcttgaagaacaccAACAACAACAGCGACGAAAGAATGGATCTTACAAACATTTGTGTTGCTTTAACAAAAGGTAGTTGGCCATGATgatacacacacctataatctcattACTTCCCAGAGTGAAGTAGGAAGATTTGGAGTTTGTGGGCCAGTCAAGGTGTGCTACATAGTAGCAGTACCTTACCACCCcctacatatacataaaagaagaaaaaaatccactaaaATTTGAATTCCAAGTGAACAAAATGTTATTTCCAAAAGAATTCCAAAATGTGTAGACAGGGTCTTTAGATAAGGTCCCACTACCACACtctggaacttgctacgtaggccaggctggcctcaaactttcagtGATTATTTTGCCTCCTtgtcctaaatactgggattacaggtacatacCACCATGgcgggatttgtgtgtgtgtgtgtgtgtgtgtgtgtgtgtgtgtgtgtgtgttggggggcaggGGTCTCGTggagctcaggctagccttgatttCGGTAGTAGCCAAGGATACCCTGAACATCTGACCATCCTGCTTTGCCTCCAAAGTCCTAGGATCACCGGGGAGCTACGTCTTGAATTTTTCCAAAACAAATTAGGGAGAACTTTCATGTAAATAGCTGTAACTTTGTTATTTGACTTACAAAGCCTAAGGCGTTTACTCTGGCCTGTAAAAATAGAATCCCTGCCTTCTGGTTTACACTTTACAAGCTTAATTCAGGCCCTTTTGGCTGGTTCCTGGGCCCTCCCAACTGTGAGGTGAAATGCTCAGCCCCCTCAGCCCCCTCAGCCCCCTCAGCGTCTGTTTGGGGAGCAGAATGTGCTGGAGGGGTAGGCCCAAAGGTAGAATCTGGAAGGTAAAATCAAATGTCGGGGTAGAAGGAAAACTTACCTGGTTGGCACTGTAGTTAGTGGCCATGATCCTGTCCTGTTTATACTTGTTGCCTGGCAACGGCAGAGGGCAGCCTTCTGGGAGTACCTCCCAATCAGCAGGGGTTAGCTATCTTCTGGGGGTCACACTgtccccttcctttcttgctgAAACCTTTTCCTTTTAGAGTGTGGAGGaccaaataaacataaaaaaatgggCAGAGAAGCAGCTGTTTCTTTCCCCAAGATGTT from Arvicola amphibius chromosome 12, mArvAmp1.2, whole genome shotgun sequence encodes the following:
- the Sdhc gene encoding succinate dehydrogenase cytochrome b560 subunit, mitochondrial isoform X2, with the translated sequence MERFWNKNTSSNRPVSPHISIYSWSLPMVMSICHRGTGVALSGGVSLFGLSALLLPGSFESYLMFVKSLSLGPALIHTAKFVLVFPLMYHTWNGIRHLMWDLGKGLAIPQVEQSGVAVLVLSVLSSVGLAAM
- the Cfap126 gene encoding protein Flattop; this translates as MATNYSANQYEKAFLPKYLQNWSAAKPTKERASTHEGYTQIIANDRGHLLPSVPRSKASPWGSFMGTWQMPLKVPPARVTLTSRTTAAAASLTKWIQKNPDLLNASNGLRPEILGKPHGPDSEKKQKKSVTKTVQQAANPTIIPSSPDVDGDNSDETQSSHPSAGHTPGPQTPVNSPKSPPASPC